In Zonotrichia leucophrys gambelii isolate GWCS_2022_RI chromosome 6, RI_Zleu_2.0, whole genome shotgun sequence, one genomic interval encodes:
- the SGMS1 gene encoding phosphatidylcholine:ceramide cholinephosphotransferase 1, with translation MKEVVLWSPEEVTGWLTDNAVPEYCEPLKNFTGRDLINLTEEDFKKSPLSRVSSDSGQRLLNMIEGLKMAHHMEAHKNGHANGHVRAGDAARQNGFGAALKLNGGIPNGFKKEMIKIPMPEPERSQYPMEWGKTFLAFIYALFCFVFTTVTISVVHERVPPKEVQPPLPDAFFDRFDRVQWAFSICEINGMILVGLWFVQWLLLKYKSIISRRFFCIVGTLYLYRCITMYVTTLPVPGMHFKCSPKLFGDWESHLRRIMKLIAGGGLSITGSHNMCGDYLYSGHTVILTLTYLFIKEYSPRRLWWYHWLCWALSMVGMFCILLAHDHYTVDVVVAYYITTRLFWWYHTMANQQVLKEASQTNLLARVWWYKPFQYFEKNVQGIVPRSYHWPLRCPALARGRQVKYSRLASDTR, from the exons ATGAAAGAAGTGGTGCTGTGGTCACCCGAGGAGGTGACCGGCTGGCTGACGGACAATGCCGTGCCGGAGTACTGTGAGCCCCTGAAGAACTTCACCGGGCGGGACCTCATCAACCTGACGGAGGAGGATTTCAAGAAATCCCCTCTGTCCCGGGTGTCTTCCGACAGCGGGCAGCGGCTGCTGAACATGATCGAGGGGCTGAAGATGGCTCACCACATGGAGGCTCACAAGAACGGCCACGCCAACGGGCACGTGCGCGCCGGCGACGCCGCGCGCCAGAACGGCTTCGGCGCCGCGCTCAAGCTCAATGGGGGCATCCCCAACGGGTTCAAGAAGGAGATGATCAAGATCCCCATGCCCGAGCCGGAGCGCTCGCAGTATCCCATGGAGTGGGGCAAGACTTTCCTGGCTTTTATTTATGCACTTTTTTGTTTCGTCTTCACCACGGTGACTATCTCGGTGGTTCATGAACGAGTGCCTCCCAAGGAGGTGCAGCCTCCCCTCCCAGATGCATTTTTTGATCGCTTTGATCGGGTGCAATGGGCTTTTTCTATTTGTGAAATCAACGGCATGATCCTTGTAGGACTGTGGTTTGTTCAGTGGCTGCTCTTAAAATACAA gTCTATAATTAGCAGAAGATTTTTCTGTATCGTTGGCACACTATACCTGTACCGGTGTATTACCATGTATGTGACTACACTCCCAGTACCTGGAATGCATTTCAAGTGTTCTCCAAAG CTCTTTGGAGACTGGGAATCTCACCTGAGAAGGATAATGAAGTTGATTGCTGGCGGAGGCTTGTCCATCACGGGCTCCCACAACATGTGTGGGGATTACCTGTACAGCGGCCACACCGTCATCCTCACCCTCACCTACCTGTTCATCAAAGAGT ATTCCCCACGGCGACTCTGGTGGTAccactggctctgctgggctctcagCATGGTGGGGATGTTCTGCATCCTCCTTGCTCATGACCACTACACTGTGGACGTGGTGGTGGCTTACTACATCACTACAAGGCTATTCTGGTGGTACCACACAATGGCCAACCAGCAA GTGCTAAAAGAAGCTTCCCAAACGAACCTCCTTGCAAGGGTGTGGTGGTACAAGCCCTTCCAGTACTTTGAGAAGAATGTGCAAGGCATTGTACCTCGCTCGTACCACTGGCCCCTGCGGTGTCCGGCGCTGGCGCGGGGCCGGCAGGTCAAGTACAGCCGCCTGGCGAGTGACACCAGGTAA